GCCTGTGCCTCTGCCTCAGCTTTTTCTTTAGCGTCCTGTTCTGCTAGTGCCTCTGCTTCCGCTTTTTCCTTAGCGTCTTGTTCTGCCTGGGTCTGTGCTTCAGCTTCCGCTTTTTCCTTAGCTTCTTGTTCCGCTTGAGCCTGTGCCTCCGCTTCGGCCTTTTCTTTAGCTTCTTGTTCCGCTTGAGCTTGTGCCTCCGCTTCGGCTTTTTCCTTAGCGTCTTGATCTGCTTGAGCCTGTACTTCCGCATCCTGTTCTGCTGCAGCTTCTGCTTTTTCTCGCGCCCGTATCTCAGCTTCAGCTGCTTCGGCCTCCTCTTGAGCGGTTCCGTCTCCTAAAACGTAAGTAATAGTATTATCTTCGTTAACAATGACATATCCATTGGTGGGGTTGGATGTGCTAATGATTTTAACATTATTAGAGTTTGTGAATCTATCATTTGCTAGAACATCCATAGTTATTCTGCCATTTTCACCGACTTTATAAAAATCATTTACACCTAAAACGTTACCGTTTATAGGTGCTGAACCATCCAAGTAGCTTTCTAGTAATTCTGTATCCTTGGAACAGGAGAAAAGTGTAAGAATGGATATAAGTACAATTGTGCATTTGGTACTAGTGGGGTTAGAAAGATTCATAAGTGTCAGATTGAATGTCAATTTGAAAGCAACCAATTTTTGGGCTTTAGTTAAAAAACGTTATTAAACACCGACAAAAGAATAAAATAAATCGGTGAACTACGTTAATTTAATGTGTTATTTAATTTTCATCGAAGGTGGTACGTATGTATTCAGCTTGTTGGACGTTGAAAAGATGAAAAAATCGTTGAAATGCACATTTTTTTAACGTTATTACTTTTTTATCTGTACGTAGCTGCATTTTTCTAAGGAAAAAAGAGGAATCTAAGATTGTTAAACGATTAAAACAGAAACTTGGATAATATGTGTGTTAAGAGTGTTGGTTTTTTTAGTTTGACCACTATGTTTTAATGGTTTATTATCTGTGCATATTTCATTTAAGAGATAGACGGGTTTTTGCTAAGAGGATTTTTTATAGGTAACAAGCTTTATTAACAATAATTTTAGGAATTTAGTAGTTTGTTAGTGGGAATAGGTAGGGTTCAATTTTGATTATCATTGGTCTCATTGGTAGTACAAAAGTCATCCTTGATTAATAATTATTTAGATAATGCGAAAGAAAAAAAAAAATCTTATACTTTTTTTAGTCATTCTTTTATTAGGTGTATCAGTTTACTATTGGCGATTACAAAGGGTTAAAGTTGATAATTGGGAAAACAATATATCGACTTTTGAAAATGCAGAGTCTTATGATAAAGAAGTTAAAACTATTTTTCTTGATACGCTTTCGTATTCTCCGCGTGAACGGTTTAAAGAGTTATTTAAGTATTTCTTTAAAGGGTATCAGGAGTATAAGTCTAAGAATGGGGCTTTGGTTTATTATCCAGGGGAATTTAGTGGTGGCGGTCAAAGTATTAATGCTTTAGAAGGTTTTGCCCGATTCTTTCCCTTAGGATGCTCATATATTTTGAACACCCAAAATGCTTCGATTTTTATTGATGATCAATTAATTAATGTTTCTGAACAGTTAAGGAATGCGGTGTTAATAGGGACCGATCCAGTATCAAAAGAGTATTGGGGGCAAATAGGGAATCGCGATCAAAAAATGGCTGAGGCTGCAGATATTGCTTTAGGGCTTTGGATTTCAAAAGATTTTATCTGGAATACATTTGATGAAGACGAAAAGAGACAAATTTATAGGTGGTTAATGGAGATTAGAGGAAAAACCCATGGGGATAATAATTGGAACTTATTTCCAGTGATGGTAGTAAAATCTTTAGAGGCCCTCGGTATGATCGAGCAAGAAGACGTAGAATTCGCTAATAAAAAATTTGAACGTTATTTAAAAAAAGATTATATAGGTAATGGGTGGTTCAAGGATGGTGAAGCTCCTCCGGATTATTACAATGCATGGGCTATACAGTATTGTTTATTTTGGATGAACCAAATGCATCCAGATTTCCATTCGGAATTTATTATTAAGACCAATGCAGATTTTTCCGAGTTTTTTAAACATTTTTTCGGGTCAAAGGGTTTTCCTATGATGGGGCGCAGTGTTTGTTATCGAATGGCTGCTCCATCGCCAATTATTGCTGGCTCATTGTTAAATCAAGAAGTAGTATCTTCTGGAGAAGCCTTACGGGCATTGGATTATACTTGGTCTTATTTTATTTCGAATGAAGCTGTTTCCGGAGGAAAGGTGACTCAAGGCTTTTATTCGGACGACTTGAGCATTCTTAATTCGTATTCTGGGGCAGGTAGTTGTCTTTGGTCTTTAAGGTCCCTTATTACTGCCTTTTATGTGGATGCTAAAATAAACCTATTGGATGCGGAACCGCAAAAGTTACCTGTAGAAATAGGGGACTTTGAAGTAAGGAATGAGAAAATCAATTGGATTATAGGCGGAGTTCAGAAAACAGGTGTGATTACCTTGGAGATTTTATCGAATCCCTTGGGTCCTATTAATGAACTTGAATCTTACTCAGATTGGGATGCTTTTTTGGAGACACTTTGGCAGTATCCCCATAGACCTAACAATAAAAAAGCATTGTATAAAAATAGATTTTATACAAATGAAAATACACTTTTTAAAAAGTAATGGATGAAGCTGTTACTGGTATGTATGTGCAGCTGTTCATCATTTAAAGTAAAAGGCTCGATATTTAATATCGAGCCTTTTATTTGTCTATAGGTGGAAAAATAAAATATGCTCTTATGCGTAATAATCGCTATACCATTCCACAAATTTTTGAACTCCATTCTTGACTGATGTATTGGGTTGGTAATCATAGTCTCTAATCAAATCATCTACATCGGCCCAAGTACGTTCAACATCTCCAGGTTGCATCGGCATAAGCTCTTTCTCTGCTTTTTGCCCCATACTAGATTCAATAGCTTCAATAAAGTCGTTGAGTTTTACTGCATCGTTATTGCCAATATTGTATACTTTATACAAATCACGATTTTCTGTAGATTTCGTAAGTATGCGTACAACACCTTCAACTATATCGTCCACGTAGGTAAAGTCTCTTTCCATCTTGCCGTGGTTGAAAACTTTTATGGGATTTCCATTCGCTATAGCATCAGTAAAAAGAAACAAGGCCATATCCGGTCTTCCCCAAGGTCCGTAAACAGTGAAGAAACGAAGTCCCGTTGTTGGAATATTGAACAAATGACTATAGGTATGCGCCATCAATTCATTGCTTTTTTTGCTTGCTGCGTAAAGGCTTATTGGATGGTCCACACTATCTGATGTAGAAAAAGGTATTTTTTCGTTCAAACCATAAACACTAGAACTACTAGCGTAAACTAGATGCTCTATTTTATTATGTCTGCAACATTCCAGCAGATTCAAATAACCAACAATGTTACTATCGATATAAGTTTCGGGGTTTTCTATGCTGTAACGAACACCAGCTTGAGCTGCTAAATTACATACCCTGTTAATTTTTTCATTTTTGAAAAGTAGAGGCAATGCTTCTCTGTCCTCCAAGTTCATGCGAACGAAAGCAAATTTTTCACCATAAATAGAACCGAAACATTTTTCGTTGAAAATCTTGGCATCACTTTGATTGATACCTAATTGTTTTAAGCGAGCATATTTAAGGTTTACATCATAATAGTCGTTCACGTTGTCAAGCCCTATAACTTCGTATCCTTTTTTAAGCAGTTTTTCACAGAGATGATATCCTATAAAGCCAGCTGCGCCGGTGACAAGAATTTTCATGATTGTCCTATTTTATAATATTGAAAGCCTTTTGCTTCCATATCTTCTTTTGATAATAAACGACGACCATCAAATACGAAAGCTGGTTTCAACATTTTTTTGAATATGGTTTCCCAAGAATAGGCTTTAAATTCATCCCATTCTGTTAAAATTGCAATAGCATGGGCATCTTGTACCGCATCCATAGGGTCGGTAACTACAGTCAAAAGTTTTCTGTTTTCCTCTGGAGACCTAGTTTCTAGGTAATCTAAATCTGCGTAGATTCGGTCTGCCGATACTTTTGGGTCGTAAACTACGATTTCCGCTTTTTCCTCTAACAAGGCATCTGCTATGTTAATAGCTGCTGATTCTCTGGTGTCATTAGTGTCTTTCTTAAACGCCCATCCAAAGAAGACTATTTTTTTGCCAGAAACGGTATTATATAAAGTAGATATTATATTTTCGGCAAATCGTCTTTTTTGGTAATCGTTCATTATAATTACCTGCTCCCAATAGTCTGCAACCTCATTTAAACCAAAACTTCTTGAAATATAAACTAGGTTTAAAATGTCTTTTTGAAAGCAAGATCCACCAAAACCTACTGAGGCATTAAGGAATTTTGGTCCAATTCGACTATCAGTTCCGATTGCTCTTGAAACTTCTGCAACATTTGCATCTGTTCGCTCACACAAGGCCGAAATAGCATTAATGGAAGAAACTCTTTGCGCCAAAAATGCATTGGCAACTAATTTGGACAGTTCTGAAGACCAAACATTGGTTTGTAGTATGCGTTCTTTTGGCAGCCAATGGGCATAAATTGAACTCAAGGTGTCTTTGGCCTCTTGACCTGATGGGGTTTCATCGCCACCAATTAATACACGATCCGCCTTTAAAAGGTCTTCAACAGCTGTTCCTTCTGCTAAAAATTCAGGGTTGGATAGTATTTCAAACTTGACCCCGTTACCTGTATTCTCTAAAATACTTTTTATTGCACTAGCAGTTCTAACTGGTAAAGTAGATTTTTCTACCACTATCTTATCACTTTTGGCTACTTTGGCAATATTTCGAGCACAGAGCTCAACAAATTTTAAATCTGCAGCTTGTCCTTTTCCTTTTCCGTATGTTTTTGTTGGCGTATTTACCGATATGAAAATAATTTCGGCTTCGTCTATAGCTTTATCTACTTCAGTGGAGAAAAAAAGGTTTTTACCTCTTGTCCTTTCCACAATTTCTTTAAGTCCTGGTTCGTAAACCGGTAAATTGTCTAGGTCAGAATCATTCCATTGGTCAATTCTAGCTTGGTTAATGTCTACAACCGTTACGGTAATTTCAGGACATTGGCTAGCAATAACGGACATTGTTGGTCCACCTACATATCCTGCTCCAATGCAGCATATTTTATTTACTTTTTTCATGACTGGGTTCATTTTATTAGGTTGCAAAGATTACTAAATAACTCAAAACTACCTTACATTTTTTCGTCTAAAAAGATTTAATTCAAGATTATGTGTTCAAACAGGCGGTTATTTAACGATGTCTTACTATTAATATTAGGAAATATTACAATTTATAAAGACTGTAATTGTTGATAATCACTAATTGTACGAAATTATATACGAAGAAGATGTTGAATAAGACTATGAGCCTTTCATCTTATTATATTTGAAGTTCATAGCTTTTTGATAAAAAATAACCTTTTGTTTAAACCATTGTATTTATATTCGTGGAAATTATTACACCAAACTATTCATAAATTATTCCGGGTTCTCAGTACAGAAGTCTCTGGCGCTGACTAAACGGATGACTAAATGTAAGAAATGAAGAAAATACTGATTACTGGGGCAGCGGGTTTCTTAGGTTCTCACTTGTGTGACCGGTTCATAAAAGAAGGTTACTATGTTATTGCCATGGATAACCTTATAACTGGTGATTTACGCAATATTGAGCATTTGTTCAAGTTAGAGAATTTTGAATTTTACCACCATGACGTCACTAAATTTGTAAGTGTTCCAGGGAAGTTGGATTATATTTTACATTTTGCCTCGCCTGCCAGTCCTATTGATTATTTGAAAATCCCAATTCAGACTTTAAAGGTGGGTGCATTGGGAACTCATAATCTTTTGGGCTTGGCGAAAGTTAAGAATGCCAGAATACTAATCGCGTCTACTTCGGAAATATACGGAGACCCTTTAGTTCACCCTCAGACAGAAGAGTATTATGGTAATGTAAACACTATTGGACCAAGAGGTGTGTATGATGAAGCAAAAAGGTTTCAGGAGTCAATTACAATGGCTTATCATCGTTTTCATGGTTTAGAAACCCGTATTGTGAGAATTTTTAATACGTATGGGCCTAGAATGCGTTTAAATGACGGTAGGGTAATACCTGCATTTATTGGTCAGGCGTTAAGAGGTGAAGATTTGACCGTATTTGGAGACGGAAGCCAAACTCGTTCATTTTGTTATGTAGATGATGAAGTGGAAGGGATTTATCGACTCTTACTTAGCGATTATCCAATGCCAGTAAACATTGGTAATCCCCATGAGATTACGATTAAAGATTTTGCGGAGGAAATCGTAAAGTTGACGGGTACAGATCAAAAAGTAATATACAAAGCATTACCGCAAGATGATCCAATGCAGCGACAACCAGATATTTCAAAAGCTAAAGATATTTTAGGCTGGGAGCCTAAAGTGTCTAGATCAGAAGGAATGAAAAAGACGTATGAATACTTCAAATCATTACCCGAAGAAGAGTTGTACAAAAAAGAACATAAAGATTTTAAAGATTATAATAGAATCTAATCTGTTTAAAGTGATAAATTAAGGAGCAATCGAAAAAAATAGATTTGCTCCTTCTTTTTTTTGGTATAAGTATTTGATTTTTAGTTTTTAGTACAATTTTTACCCGCTTGTAGGAGTGGTTAAGGTTTGAAAATCAAATCTATTTTTTGGTTTATAACGTAGTTATGGTAATCTAAGCTGAATTGATAGTTTATGATGTTAGTGCTATTAGCCGAATTTTTGAGGCGTACAACAAAATTAATTAAGTGTTTAAATGTTAGGGTTTAGTTTTGTATTCTGTAATCAAAAAGAACTTTTTAGTAATTTTTAGATTATATTTATATGTTTGGCCGTCGGTTATGAAAAACCTAGGCAACCCCCAAACGAAAAAGAACTAAAAACCAATTTTAATTGAAAACTATTACTAGAGATAAGATATGGCTGTCTTCACCGCATATGGGTGGGGGTGAACAAAAATATGTTCAAGAGGCCTTTGATACCAATTGGGTTGCTCCATTGGGACCTAATGTAGATAACTTTGAAAAATCTATAAATCAGTTTGTAGGAGGTAATGTCCATGTAGCAGCACTTAGTTCAGGTACGGCTGCCATTCATTTGGCATTGGAACTGTTAGGTGTAACTAAAGGAGATGAAGTAATCTGTCAAAGTTTTACTTTTTCTGCATCAGCCAATCCTATTATGTACCTCGGTGCAACACCTATTTTTGTAGATAGTGAAAAGGATACTTGGAATATTTCTCCAGAATTACTTGAGAAAGCTATAAAAGATAGAATTTCAAACGGCAAAAAACCAAAAGCAATTGTAGCCGTTCACTTATATGGTATGCCCTATAAAGTAGAAGAAATCACTCAGGTTTCTAAGAAGTACGATATCCCTGTAGTTGAAGATAGTGCAGAAGCACTCGGAAGTAGTTTTAAGAATGAAAAGTGCGGTACTTTTGGCACAATAGGAATTTTATCCTTTAATGGAAATAAGATTATAACAACTTCTGGGGGCGGCGCTTTGATAGCTCAAGAAGAAACTGTTAAGAAAAAAGCAGTTTTTTTAGCAACTCAGGCCAGGGATGATGCACCCCATTACCAGCATTCCTCTGTGGGATATAATTATAGGATGAGTAATATCCTTGCAGGTATTGGTCGTGGTCAAATGGAAGTACTACAAAATCGAGTTAATCAAAGAAGATTTAATTTCGATTTCTATAAAAAGCATCTTGCGCATCTTCCGGAAATAGAGTTTTTAGAAGAATCGAATGCATATTACAGCAATAGATGGTTGACCTGCATTTTGACACCTTCTTTTGCGATTAGAGAAAAAATACGTCTTGCTCTTCTGGAAGACGATGTTGAATCAAGACCTTTGTGGAAGCCAATGCATTTGCAACCGGTTTTTGCTAAATTCCCTCACTATAGTGATGGTACATCTGAAGACCTTTTTAATCGAGGACTATGTTTGCCTAGTGGCTCTAATCTTTCACAAGCCGATTTAGAAAGAATAGTGGAGCTTATTCTAACCAAAATTTAATCTGATGATAAAAGAATACCTAATTAATAATGCTCATAAGTACGCATCTAAATGGCTTGTTTTGGCTATAGATGTGGTAATGATAGCTGTTTCTTTTGTGTTATCGTACATCATACGGTTTAACCTCACCTTAGACTTTGATATTGATAAGTTATTCGTCCAATTACCAATTATTTCTTTAATTGCATTGGCTTCCTTTGTTTTTACAGGGTCTTATAAAGGTGTGGTGAGACACACAGGTGTCAGGGATGTTTATAATATATTCAATGCTATTTGTCTATCTAGTATTTTACTGATATCTATGGTTCTGTTTAATCGTGAACTAGGGGTTTTTGAAAATTTCACAGTTCCATTAGGTATTATTATTATACATAGTTTGTTGAGTTTTGTAGCTCTTACAGCTTCTCGTTACGTATTTAAGTCGCTTTATACCAATTTTATGGCTCGTGACTTTAAGGTAAATAAAAATGTATTGATTTTTGGTGCTGGTGAGTCAGGAATACTAACACAAAGTGCACTTGTAAACCATACGAAGAGTAGGGTGAGGGTTGTGGGATATATAGATGAAGACGAGAAGAAAGTAGGGAAACAGATAAATGGGGTGAAAGTCTTTCATAAAGATATACTTAATAGGGAATTCATTCTAAAAAATAGTATTTCTGAAGTAATATTCTCAATTCAAAATATAGACCCTAAAGGCCTTAGTGTATTAGTTGAAGGGTTGGTTGATTTTCCCGTTCAGGTGAAAATTGTTCCTCCTGTAGAGCAATGGATTAATGGAGAACTTAAGGTTTCACAAATTAAACAGATTCAAATAGAGGATTTATTGGATAGGGCTCCTATTAATATTAAAAACTCTAAAATTTCTGAGCAAGTTAGGGATAAAGTTGTACTTGTTACGGGTGGGGCAGGTTCCATAGGTAGTGAAATTGTACGTCAAGTATGTACATATAATTATAAGTCACTTATTGTTATAGATCAATCTGAATCTGCCTTATATGATTTACAGCAAGAATTGAAGCAAAATGGGTTCCATAATTTCATGCCTATTGTAGGAGATGTTAGGGACAAGAATAGATTAAATAATCTTTTTCAAGAATATAAACCTAATGTTGTTTTTCATGCTGCAGCGTACAAGCATGTGCCATTAATGGAATATAACGCGTACGAAGCTATTAAAATAAATGTAGCGGGAACAAAAGTAGTCGCGGATTTGTCTATAGCTCATAATGTAGATAAATTTATCTTCATTTCTACAGATAAGGCGGTTAACCCTACAAACGTTATGGGGGCGACCAAGAGAATTGCAGAGATGTATATTAGCTGCATGCAGCAGAAAGGAAGAACTAAATTTATTACTACACGTTTTGGTAATGTATTAGGGTCTAACGGTTCTGTTATTCCGCTTTTCAAGAAGCAAATTGATAAAGGAGGTCCTTTAACAGTTACTCACGAAAATGTCACTAGGTTTTTTATGACTATACCAGAAGCTTCTCAGCTTGTTTTAGAAGCAGGAGCAATGGGTGATGGTGGTGAAATTTTCATATTTGACATGGGTGAGTCGGTTAAGATATTCGATTTGGCTAAGAATATGATTAAACTTTCCGGACTTAAGTATCCTGAAGATATTGATATAAAAATTACAGGTTTGCGTCCGGGTGAAAAATTGTACGAAGAATTATTGGCAAATGGCGAAAACACTTTGCCCACATACCACAAAAAAATCATGATAGGTAAAACCAGGGAACTTGATTATACCTTAGTTAGATCTAAAATTGATGAGCTTTGTGTGTCCAATATGTTCTTCAATGAAAGTACGGTTAGTTTAATGAAAGAGATAGTTCCAGAATTTATTTCAAATAACTCAGAACTATGTCTATTAGATAAGAAGAAAGAAAACAAGACTAAGAATCATCCGCTTAAAAAAGTTCTATAAGCTTTTAATTTGCTATCATTGCATCAAAATTACAAACACTATGTCCATAAATAAAATGAGTTCAATTAATATTTTTAGGTCCTTAAAAAGTACTATTCCTCTTTTAATCGTTTCGGTTGTACTATTATCTTCTTGTGCTACGAGAAAAGAAGTTGTGTATTTCCAAAATACAGGAGATTTTGAAACTTTGGTAGATAAAAATAGTTTTACGCCTAAGTTCAAGGTTGATGATTTAGTAAGCATTTATGTATCCACATTAGATAGCGAGGCAAGTGCACCGTTTAATTTATTTAGAGGTGGTTCAGAAGGAGGTGTGAGACCAGAACAAGTTGATTATTTAATAGATAAAGATGGAGAAATAGATTTTCCGGTTATTGGCAAAGTTAAAATAGCTGGACTATCTGGGGAAGAAGTTAGATTGCTGTTAAGAGGGAAACTTTCAGATTACCTAAAAGATCCTATCATTAATATAAGGTTGCGTAATTTTAGTGTGTCTATTTTGGGAGAGGTTAATAGACCTGGAACATACCCTGTTGATGGTGAGCGAATCACTATTATGGAAGCTTTAGGTTTTGCTGGGGATTTAACTATTAAGGGTAAGCGTGAAAATGTTATGGTAATTAGAGATTTTGACGGAACTAAAGTGTATACAAGAATTAATTTAACAGAAAAGGAGGCACTCAGTTCACCTGTTTACTATTTGACTCAAAATGACATTGTGTATGTAGAGCCAAATAGTTCGGCAATTAAAACGTCTACACTTGATAATAGAGCCTCTATTTATGTTTCGGTAGCTTCATTATTGATTACATCAACAGTACTTTTAATAAGAAATTAAATCAAACTG
This genomic interval from Zobellia roscoffensis contains the following:
- a CDS encoding DUF2264 domain-containing protein is translated as MRKKKKNLILFLVILLLGVSVYYWRLQRVKVDNWENNISTFENAESYDKEVKTIFLDTLSYSPRERFKELFKYFFKGYQEYKSKNGALVYYPGEFSGGGQSINALEGFARFFPLGCSYILNTQNASIFIDDQLINVSEQLRNAVLIGTDPVSKEYWGQIGNRDQKMAEAADIALGLWISKDFIWNTFDEDEKRQIYRWLMEIRGKTHGDNNWNLFPVMVVKSLEALGMIEQEDVEFANKKFERYLKKDYIGNGWFKDGEAPPDYYNAWAIQYCLFWMNQMHPDFHSEFIIKTNADFSEFFKHFFGSKGFPMMGRSVCYRMAAPSPIIAGSLLNQEVVSSGEALRALDYTWSYFISNEAVSGGKVTQGFYSDDLSILNSYSGAGSCLWSLRSLITAFYVDAKINLLDAEPQKLPVEIGDFEVRNEKINWIIGGVQKTGVITLEILSNPLGPINELESYSDWDAFLETLWQYPHRPNNKKALYKNRFYTNENTLFKK
- a CDS encoding nucleotide sugar dehydrogenase, with product MKKVNKICCIGAGYVGGPTMSVIASQCPEITVTVVDINQARIDQWNDSDLDNLPVYEPGLKEIVERTRGKNLFFSTEVDKAIDEAEIIFISVNTPTKTYGKGKGQAADLKFVELCARNIAKVAKSDKIVVEKSTLPVRTASAIKSILENTGNGVKFEILSNPEFLAEGTAVEDLLKADRVLIGGDETPSGQEAKDTLSSIYAHWLPKERILQTNVWSSELSKLVANAFLAQRVSSINAISALCERTDANVAEVSRAIGTDSRIGPKFLNASVGFGGSCFQKDILNLVYISRSFGLNEVADYWEQVIIMNDYQKRRFAENIISTLYNTVSGKKIVFFGWAFKKDTNDTRESAAINIADALLEEKAEIVVYDPKVSADRIYADLDYLETRSPEENRKLLTVVTDPMDAVQDAHAIAILTEWDEFKAYSWETIFKKMLKPAFVFDGRRLLSKEDMEAKGFQYYKIGQS
- a CDS encoding UDP-glucuronic acid decarboxylase family protein codes for the protein MKKILITGAAGFLGSHLCDRFIKEGYYVIAMDNLITGDLRNIEHLFKLENFEFYHHDVTKFVSVPGKLDYILHFASPASPIDYLKIPIQTLKVGALGTHNLLGLAKVKNARILIASTSEIYGDPLVHPQTEEYYGNVNTIGPRGVYDEAKRFQESITMAYHRFHGLETRIVRIFNTYGPRMRLNDGRVIPAFIGQALRGEDLTVFGDGSQTRSFCYVDDEVEGIYRLLLSDYPMPVNIGNPHEITIKDFAEEIVKLTGTDQKVIYKALPQDDPMQRQPDISKAKDILGWEPKVSRSEGMKKTYEYFKSLPEEELYKKEHKDFKDYNRI
- a CDS encoding NAD-dependent epimerase, giving the protein MKILVTGAAGFIGYHLCEKLLKKGYEVIGLDNVNDYYDVNLKYARLKQLGINQSDAKIFNEKCFGSIYGEKFAFVRMNLEDREALPLLFKNEKINRVCNLAAQAGVRYSIENPETYIDSNIVGYLNLLECCRHNKIEHLVYASSSSVYGLNEKIPFSTSDSVDHPISLYAASKKSNELMAHTYSHLFNIPTTGLRFFTVYGPWGRPDMALFLFTDAIANGNPIKVFNHGKMERDFTYVDDIVEGVVRILTKSTENRDLYKVYNIGNNDAVKLNDFIEAIESSMGQKAEKELMPMQPGDVERTWADVDDLIRDYDYQPNTSVKNGVQKFVEWYSDYYA
- a CDS encoding DegT/DnrJ/EryC1/StrS family aminotransferase, producing the protein MGGGEQKYVQEAFDTNWVAPLGPNVDNFEKSINQFVGGNVHVAALSSGTAAIHLALELLGVTKGDEVICQSFTFSASANPIMYLGATPIFVDSEKDTWNISPELLEKAIKDRISNGKKPKAIVAVHLYGMPYKVEEITQVSKKYDIPVVEDSAEALGSSFKNEKCGTFGTIGILSFNGNKIITTSGGGALIAQEETVKKKAVFLATQARDDAPHYQHSSVGYNYRMSNILAGIGRGQMEVLQNRVNQRRFNFDFYKKHLAHLPEIEFLEESNAYYSNRWLTCILTPSFAIREKIRLALLEDDVESRPLWKPMHLQPVFAKFPHYSDGTSEDLFNRGLCLPSGSNLSQADLERIVELILTKI
- a CDS encoding polysaccharide biosynthesis/export family protein; this encodes MSINKMSSINIFRSLKSTIPLLIVSVVLLSSCATRKEVVYFQNTGDFETLVDKNSFTPKFKVDDLVSIYVSTLDSEASAPFNLFRGGSEGGVRPEQVDYLIDKDGEIDFPVIGKVKIAGLSGEEVRLLLRGKLSDYLKDPIINIRLRNFSVSILGEVNRPGTYPVDGERITIMEALGFAGDLTIKGKRENVMVIRDFDGTKVYTRINLTEKEALSSPVYYLTQNDIVYVEPNSSAIKTSTLDNRASIYVSVASLLITSTVLLIRN
- a CDS encoding polysaccharide biosynthesis protein, which codes for MIKEYLINNAHKYASKWLVLAIDVVMIAVSFVLSYIIRFNLTLDFDIDKLFVQLPIISLIALASFVFTGSYKGVVRHTGVRDVYNIFNAICLSSILLISMVLFNRELGVFENFTVPLGIIIIHSLLSFVALTASRYVFKSLYTNFMARDFKVNKNVLIFGAGESGILTQSALVNHTKSRVRVVGYIDEDEKKVGKQINGVKVFHKDILNREFILKNSISEVIFSIQNIDPKGLSVLVEGLVDFPVQVKIVPPVEQWINGELKVSQIKQIQIEDLLDRAPINIKNSKISEQVRDKVVLVTGGAGSIGSEIVRQVCTYNYKSLIVIDQSESALYDLQQELKQNGFHNFMPIVGDVRDKNRLNNLFQEYKPNVVFHAAAYKHVPLMEYNAYEAIKINVAGTKVVADLSIAHNVDKFIFISTDKAVNPTNVMGATKRIAEMYISCMQQKGRTKFITTRFGNVLGSNGSVIPLFKKQIDKGGPLTVTHENVTRFFMTIPEASQLVLEAGAMGDGGEIFIFDMGESVKIFDLAKNMIKLSGLKYPEDIDIKITGLRPGEKLYEELLANGENTLPTYHKKIMIGKTRELDYTLVRSKIDELCVSNMFFNESTVSLMKEIVPEFISNNSELCLLDKKKENKTKNHPLKKVL